atatttgtaatatttatacaaggcttgataaattattattaaataaatgtCTAGATCCAAAAAAAGTTGATATATCCTGTTATTCAGCTGAACATATATTGAATGATCTTTCTTACATATTgaaagaatataaaaaggtCAAGCAACAAGCAAAGGACGACACCCTGCTCGACGAAAACACACCCTTCCCCCTACTCGAaagtaataaaatgaaatatatgCATTCAAATGTGGgtgtacatatatacatatatatatatatatatatatNNNNNNNNNNNNNNNNNNNNNNNNNNNNNNNNNNNNNNNNNNNNNNNNNNNNNNNNNNNNNNNNNNNNNNNNNNNNNNNNNNNNNNNNNNNNNNNNNNNNTTCTTCCCTCTTAGGATACATTACAACGTTCAATAAGCTAAATGTACtaaaaaacaatataaataaaaataacgCAACTCTCGAAAACGAATATTTCCACACATATCCAGTCCTCACAGGAATCGGAGAAACACTAACAACCATTATTACTGAAGGCAATAAAAATTTCGAGAATGCTAGAAATGTTATTAAAGAAGTTAAAAGtacaataaaatattcGTTTCATACTATTGACGAAACCATAAGAAATGTATTCAAAGATAATCTACCTAAAATTACAGGATTAATAACACAAGCTGGCAAATCTATCAAAGGaataaataacaaatataaaattaaagagCGTATTCctaaatatacaaatattattttattaactaatgttattttattgttaCCACCAttcttaatattattaggtatcataatttttatgatatttattcttatgggaaatatacaaaaaaataataatttcttcataaaattatttggTCATTTCAGTGCTTACTTTGGTTTCCTCACAATAATTACTCTATCCTTTGGAATACTATTCTTAAGTACTTCAGTTATAGGAGGGACATCTTGTATTTTATCAGAAagaattttaaaaaatgaattacgttttgatatattaaataatactCTTATAGATTAttgtattaaaaatgaaaacgCACCATTAATTCACGATGATATAACAACAAGCTTTGTTACTAAAATTAATTCTTTCGATACAGGAcatatagataataatataaacgaatatgaaaaacgttttacaattttaaaaaattctttttttcagAAGTCCTTAAAATTTATGGATTATATATGGATTGTTATAATGAAACGAGAAAAcaatacatttttaaataaaataagaaatgAACAAGTCAAAACATCCTTATTAATAACAGGTATTATAAAcgaaaatattaaatatcAAAATATGCAAGCTATAGGTATCAAATCCTATTTAACTACGTTGAACGGAATTATTTTTCCTGGAAATATTGgtaaaatatgttttaatGATAACATATGTGAAAAGGAgaataatacatataatattactGAGAATTCAAAAACAACCGATCAGAAATATAGAACTATACGTAATCTAATAAGTGAACACCTTAGACATGATTTGGATGCTATTGTTGAACTCTTTGTTTATAAAGCACGTATTctaaaagaaaaaatattcgATATTAACGATCTTGATAGTAAcgaaaaaaacaaaatagGATGGAGCGAATATACACCCagaaatataaatggaacacaaaaaaaatcaatCATTAATACTTTCCTAGTAAATGTTATTGAAAGTATTAACTTTTcagaaataataaatttctTTGATAAAATGAGAAATCAATTTAATGTACTTAAAGAGCTAATTCTATTAAAAATTGATACATTAACAGAAAATAcaaaatgtaataaattaGTAAAAGAACTTATTCATGTCAGAAAAGATTATTGTAATAACGTCGTTTTGAATTTATCTACTTTATCtgtatatttaattatattttccatCACTTCATTTCTATTATGGTATCTATTTCTATTCTTGTGGTtctattataatattaaacCATCATAGATTAATACACATTCTTCCCAcataataagaaaaagaataaaaaaaaaaaaaaaaaaataataataaaataaatataccaaataaataaaacaaataaataaaacaaataaataaaacaaataaataaaacaaataaataaaacaaataaataagtaattattaaaaggtaacatatatatatatatatatatatatgtatatatttatttattttttctgtTTGTTTTGGTTTCATTCTATTCCATTTTTATAGCTTATCCATGCTATGTAATTCTCTCATAAACcttacttttttttttcatcctttatttatattaaataaaattattgttatttgaagattacatttttctcttatttttttttcattatatttttacattttatacTTTTCATATTTGTCTATTAGCTTTTTCAAACCTTTCATTATTGTtttcattcttttttaaCGAAAACTATTCATctcaaaaatataagataTTTTATACGACGAATGCCATTGTATTTTTTGTTACGTAAAACCTGACTTCTTCAGGGAAAACACATGCGCATTTTCACCCATTTTTACCTAAgcatattataaaaagtatattaaatgtatGACTTGTTCAGGCGAGACAAGTATACatttaaaacattttggctggatattgttatataaagTATATTAAATGCATGACCTGTTCAGGTAACACAAATATAGacacatacatacatacatacatacatacatatatatatatatatatatatatatatatgtacacctttatattgtattagatatattaaacgGGTGGCTCCCTCTTGATACATTTAATCTATAAAATTACAACTTTTACTAATTTAcacatttttcttttcctttgaaatagatatatattttaaaagaaaaataaatttaatttaattattatttttaaatggtttaaaatgttaatgtagatatgtatatatatatatagatatatataaaatgtatacaCACACAAAAATAAgcattttaaaaataatattaatctaaaaaaaaaaaaaaaaaaagaaaaaattaaaataaaatgagaaaaaaaNNNNNNNNNNNNNNNNNNNNNNNNNNNNNNNNNNNNNNNNNNNNNNNNNNNNNNNNNNNNNNNNNNNNNNNNNNNNNNNNNNNNNNNNNNNNNNNNNNNNatattttttaaaataaatattattataaaaaaaaaaatttttttttaaaaaaaaatttgtgttttatttatttttatttagttttttttttttatttttttttttttttttttttttttttttttttttttttttttttttttttttataatgtGAATATCTTAACGattaacatattttaatttaaacCTTTCCAATATCACATTTGCATTACTccttattaaaaaatataccaaatatttttttaaaaaagttAACGTTGATGATCCATAAATTATAAGGGCCATCAACAAAtatcattttaataaacCCCAATCCATAAGAATTTTCTGGATCCGTTTGTACAAGTTCATCGTTTGGAGTATCTGCTGACTTAACGTTTTTTAAACTATGTGCATGCCAAGCgttttgttcattttttgaCAAGTCGACTATGGTTCCTACAGTTTTATCTGTGATGGCTATAGATGTGTTATGTAAGTTAAATATAAGATCTGGAAATATTTGATTaagtatattattttgaataaaTTTAGGAATATTAACATCATATATAATGGACATAACATATTTTACTCCTTTATCATATGAATTTTTACTTTTTGGATAGATACAGAAAAAgttttcataattattaattctAGCATaactactattattatcaaaaaCATCATTTAATGATTtgttaataattaataacatatttttattattataatatttttgataCACTTCATATATAGTATCCTGACTTTTAAAAGGCCAAGGAAGTCCATTAataagatataaatattttctttcatCTTCTGGAAgatctttttcattttgtaaaataaagttattaacattaattttttcatttttatctatTTTTTCTTGAATATCGgatttttttaaatttaaataatttaatttgtatatattcttattcCAATCTTTAATAGTTTCAACGTCATTTAAAGCATAGCTTAAAGAATATGCTGAAACATCATCCATTTCTCCATATCCTAATAAATCATATGTAATTTTACTTTTctcatcattattatttttacataaaGTTACCATATCTGATGTATGTAAATTTGTACATTCATTAAAAGGAAAcgttttattattaactTGATCacaaaaatttaaataataatttaacatatcatcatttattaAAGTTGCACTTTTTGTTCTTAAATTTTCTGGTGCATTTTCTAAACTTACTTCTGCATCTGCTTGAGCTTGAGACGGAACATTATTCCCTTCATATGATTCACCAGTTTTTATAAAACTTGAAGTATTCtctttatcattattaaataCTGATGAGGGTGTTGAATAGTTGCAAGAATCTTTTACATCTTTTGTCTTTTCATTAACAGCAGCAGTCTCAAGAGattcttctttattttcttttaatattctactttttatttcatttttataaatattatctcctttcttatttataccaacatttttattgtataCTACTACATTCGATAAGCCTccataattattaataatattatcatatcCAATTATAAGTTCCACAGCCAACAAAACAAAAGacaacaaaataaattttcttctttttaaactcattttaaaaaaaaaaaaaaaattaaaattaaaaatatatatatatatatattaatatatatatgtatataatcacaaaacaaaatgcgtttttttatctttttttttttttatcttttttttNNNNNNNNNNNNNNNNNNNNNNNNNNNNNNNNNNNNNNNNNNNNNNNNNNNNNNNNNNNNNNNNNNNNNNNNNNNNNNNNNNNNNNNNNNNNNNNNNNNNttaatttattaaataaaaacaaaaaaaaaaaaaaaaatatagattatatattaaaaaaaataagcacttataaaaagtattatatatatatatatataaatatatttttatatctataatatataatgaattcataacacatttatatatattaatcacgtatacatttttcattaattcatatatatattatatatatatatatatgtttttattattttattattttttcatttttatatttttttttttatttcctcctttttctttagtttctttcttttttttttctttttcttctatataataaatgttatactcaatatctttttctttcttattCTTTACTTTTTgtgtaaaaatatatacatacatacatacatacatatatatatatatatatatatatattatatatatttatttaNNNNNNNNNNNNNNNNNNNNNNNNNNNNNNNNNNNNNNNNNNNNNNNNNNNNNNNNNNNNNNNNNNNNNNNNNNNNNNNNNNNNNNNNNNNNNNNNNNNNttttttttttttttttctttttttaaataaaaaaaaattaaaaattgaaaaaaagaaataattaaaatatatatataaaaaaaaaagaaagattataaaaaaaaaaaaaaaataatttttttttttttaaaaggGGAAAAGAATCAAGTATattgagaaaaaaaaaaaaaaaaaaaaatgtatatatataatattatatatggtatttatatatatatatatatatatatatatatatatatatttatttatttatttattgtgtatatgtaaaaattatatttaaatattaataatatatatttcgttatatataataataatgtttacattttattttatatttttataaggAAATAAATGAATCTTTACAAAtgtgttattatatatatatatgtaatatgtatattatattattacatttataataaatatatttatatatatatatatatattatatattattatattatatatatatatatatataatataatattgtatgtattattttatatgtaaaatatatatatatatatatatatatatattaaaaagtgcatttatttatattatatatatatgtataaatataattaaaaaaaaatatatacatatgaaataattattcatatataaacatttatatgtttttatgaatatttttactttttataagaaaagcaaaaaaaataaaaaaaataaaaaagggGTGGGGGTGtaattatcatattatataattggacgtttttttttgcttttttttttttgcttttttttttttttttttttttttttttttttttttttttNNNNNNNNNNNNNNNNNNNNNNNNNNNNNNNNNNNNNNNNNNNNNNNNNNNNNNNNNNNNNNNNNNNNNNNNNNNNNNNNNNNNNNNNNNNNNNNNNNNNttttttttttttttttttttttttttttttttttttttttgcttttttttttttgttttttttctttggttttatatattaaatgtatatttaattattcaagaaaaaatcatatgatttttttaaatttatatttttaaacataaaaaaaaaaagaaatcGCATAAGATCAAATgtaaaagaagaagaattaaatcattaggttaaaatttaataaaatactataaaaaaaatatattttctttttatttatatatcatttttattatatttttattattattttttttaatatgtgAATTGAACAAAAACCAAATTAAccattttgttttaaaaataaaacaataaagaggaatatataataatatatatatatatatatgttatattaaaggatatacattattagattataataaatataatattttataattatatatatatatatatatattataataataataatatttatatgatgtttttttttattctttctaacatgttatattattataacatcACTTTTCTATTCAATAATTTAAGCCAATTTTTGGGGATttcatctttatttttttgttttgtggttttttttatcatcctatatcttttatattagtTAATAAGAGTGGCAAATTTTAAcatgttataaaaaaacaacatatataaatataatattggTATGTgtatacattatattatatcatatatatatatatatatatatatatattttattttgacatgcatatataaattattatatatttttaatcgaaagaaaaaaaaaaaatatattttttttttttttataaaaggTGAGTGTTACAGTACAGGTACGCTTTTCTActgttttgttttttttctaacaattttttttttttttttttacaaaacatataaattatataatatatatatatatatatatatattataaaataataattataactttatttaattttttttggttgTGGTTGAACcagtattatatatattattctatacatgtacatattttatagtatgtgttaaattttttttttttttttctttggatttttacataaatatctatatatataaaatatattatatatatatatatatatatatatatatatatatatatataatatattattatttggaAGGACAAAATTACTTTTTTTCtctacaaaaaaaaatatatacattttgCTACCTccataattattatatggtataaatgttttaatatgtttgttctttttttttttctttttctttttctttttttttatggttattaaaaaaacaacagggttataaataaatatataatatatatatatatataatatatatgttaatcCCTTTTATGgtttattaatataatagaaataatataattctatatatatatataaaataataatttaaaattattatatatatatatatatatatttttatttgaggaaaaaacacaaatatatagtaaaaaaaaaaaaagaaacgCGTGCAATTACTTCTCTTGTtcttacatatataatattatatatatagaaataacatatttaaattatataaatatataatgtataatgtattataatatatttactatatatatatatatatatatatattatacttcttcatttgtatttaacaaatagaatatttatagggtttattttttcaacatataatataataatatattaatttttgaagaataaaaagaaaaagaaaaagaaaaaacgaataaaaaattataacctcagaagaaaaaagaaaaaattatataataataataataataatatatatatatatatatatatatataatatatatattataatttatatatatttttttttattataaataatttttctttttttaaaaatactggggttacaaaaaatatatataaaattattataatatattttattttattttttacctatatagaaatttttaaaaccttagaaaaaaaaagtaaaataaaataaaaaaaaaaatataagaattattttttagtaaacatattaaaaatataatctatatatatatatatatatatatatatattatataaatatattataaaataatgtatttttttttatgcatatatttattattatataataatatatatttataatattatatatataatatatataaaataataaaaatatctatgaaaaaaaatatataacatttgttatattatattaatatatatattatatatatgtatatatatttttttttattatttattttctatttctatttttttatataataaaaataattataataataatataaaacattttaaaacaaatatatatatataatacatataatatataccgtatttatttttaatttaatatttatatatatatatatatatatatatatatatatagaattgtttgtttttgtaaaaaagaaataataaatataaataaaaatttttaatctcttaagaattaaaatatttataaaatttgatctctatataataaaaataaattaaaaaatatatatatttatttaaaggaacctattgttttttctattatatatatatatatatatatatatatatatgtaatatatttctttttttttttttttttgttattataaaaagaaaaattgtatttttttttattattattattataaaatataatatattatatttattttattttatcattgTATATATTACGCTTATAAATTCAATGtggttatatatatatatatataatatttatttatttttcttttttttcatttttgtaatttattatatttataattataccTTTAAGTgtttaattattttcttttattttttaataatatttcgattggtaatataaaataatattatattatattacattatattatattattttatattataaatgaattaaaCGAACGCCTTATCCAAAATATACATtcctttatataatattttatataatttccatgtacatatataaatatttatttgtatacataagataatataattataaatgatcgattctttatatatagaaataaataGACTTcgaaagaagaaaataataataattaataaaagaaaaaaaaaatgtcttatataaataataatgtcgaaaaaagaaaatcattaaaaaaacataataataataataataataataataacaataacaataacaataaaGTAGACACTCTTGATATTAAGAATTATGATGATAGTAgtaaacatataaataaaaaccCGCATGTTCTAGATTCGATTTTATTAAGCAATATggaaaaagataaaaagttaaaattattaaataattatattaatatgtttgataaaaataaaaacgaCAAAGTCACAACAAACCATCCGAgtcataatatttataatagtaaaaataatgatacCTATGATGATCAGGATCAAGACGAACAATATGTAGATACGGACGACTCGTTCATATTATCTAAtacaaagaaaaaaataaataaaagagATATTATCTCATATGATAATTACATTTTTGAAGAGGAAGATAAAGTATCTTCGAAATATttagaatataaaaacgACAGTACGCCtcatatgaaaaagaagaaagaCGAAGGTAGCAACAGAAAAGGTAACATAAACATGGacagtaataataataataataatataaacacGAAGAGTAACACaaacaacaacaacaacaacaacaacaacaacaataataataataataataataataataataataataataataataacgacgattattatgatgataataattattatcataacAACCATAGCGATAGTATTAATAATAgtattaattataatgataatattcatagaaaagagaaaaaaaataaaaagaatacgcataacgaaaaaaaatatataagtgatatgtataattttcaatatgatgattatgacaaaaaaaaaaaaaaaaaaaatacaatagAAACATACGACTCCGATACGAAGAATAgtgatatttttattaatactGGATTTCTTCCCTACTCtttgaataaaaaaaaaaataataagaaaaggaaagggaaaaaaaaaaatgaacaagaagaaaatatgcACAACAttaattatgatgataatatggatgacgatgatgataataatgatgatgataataatgatgatgataataataatgatgataataataatgatgatgataataataatgatgatgataataataatgatgatgataataataataatgatgataataataataatgataataataatgatgatgataataataatgatgatgataataatactgggtctttttttaaaaataaaatgatcCAATCTCATGTTATAAACAACAAATATGATAACACAAATGATTATTTAGATGATCTTGAATCATTTGAATAcaataaaacaaaaaagaaaaaaaaaaaaaaaaatgatacCATGGATgatgtttttaaaaataaaagaaacgataatacaaaagtaaaatataattataataataataataatgatgatgatgatgtATTAGAATACgaattaaattatatacataattcTTTCGATACACATCCCAAAAAATGGATCCATTATTCTCTTCCAGATAATTATGATggagaaaaaaagaaaaaaaaaaataaaacaaaaaaaaaaagacatGACATGAACTTTTATAGtatagataaaaataatttagaTGAACAGGATTTGTTTAGTAATCAAGAAGCATTAAccattttaaaaaaattttctaGGGAAAATAATGTATCTGTTCcatataaagaaaaaaaaataaacaaaaataaaaaaaactcATCAAATAGTATGTATAAAGATTATTcgaataatattaataattataataataataataataataataataataatgatgaaaataataattataaagaGATTGTTTctaattatgataataacCATGAATAcgataaaaaaaataaaaataaaatccAAGTTGAACAAAATGTACACATGATAAATTACGCTAATGTAAATAGGAAACATAATTCAGATATTCTCCCTAAAGAAGATGgaagtaataaaaaaacaaacattaataatcataatgataataattttaatgtaaataaaGAATTGTCTATTAACGACAATgtatatgaaaattttataagGGAATATAAAAATCTACAATCCctattttcatataataaaaataaaatcgAAGATCATTTAAATCCCCTCACGCGTATTATGGAAAAGAATAAAGAGGACAAAATTGttttagaaaataatattaacaaGTTTATTTTAAATGCACATGAGGGgttatcaaaaaaaatgttgAGCTATCATATGGATGAACAGGAGGGCGTGCAAGGAATGAAATCTATTGAAGATGATAAAAAGggtgatgataataaagatgacgatgataatgatgatgatgatgatgataatgatgatgatgataatgatgatgatgataatgatgatgatgatgatgataaagatgatgataataatgacaataatgatgataatgatgataattatgatgataataatgatgataataatgatgataataatgatgataattatgatgaCGAAACTACCATTAGCTATTCCAAAAGTGATTTATCAAAAATGgttgaatatataaataatgatgatatgGAAGAAATGACAGGAtttagtaataataatcctgtattacaaaaaaaaaaacaaaataaaaaaaagaaaaatgaacagaataaagataatatattaacaaaaaatagTAAACATAATAGTACACATACAATtaattgtaaaaataaaaaggatcTTAAGAATTTATCCACATGTACAAATATAATGGATGAATCTATtcataataacaacaataataataatatgaacagtaataatatgaacagtaataataatatgaacagtaataatatgaacagtaataatatgaacagtaataataatatgaacagtaataatatgaacagtaataataatatgaacagtaataatataaatagtaatattaatatgaacagtaataatataaatagtaataataatatgaatagtaataacaatatgaatagtaataataatataaatagtaataataatatgaagagtaataataatagtagtagtgatatgaaaattatagaaagtaataatatacctTATTCGccaaataataatatgaaaaaaaaaaagaaaaaaaaaaaaaacttaaaagaaaaattaaataataacattaaatataatgaaataattaCAAAGTCATATATGTTTCCaacaaacaaaataataaaacatgATAAAGGTGTAGAATACGAAACAAAAAATTCAAAACATCTCttacataaaaattttaataatatatataaccaAAGTGAACAGAATTGGTCTCTTCATGAAGACCTTTTAAAAGAGATTTTAACaaaagaagaatataatgaaaacttgatcaaaaaaaaaaaaaataaaaatagtaaattaaataaaaagacAGTACATAATGAAGAAACACTTCTACATAAACAAATCgaagaaaaatatgataacgtacatacttatataattgaaacgagaaaaaataaatattctcTTAGTGACCatgaaaaacaaaacaGTTTTACAAAAGACCGGGTTCTtcattcaaaaaaaaaaatcaaaggaaaaaaaaatagtaaGAGCAACATGAAAATGGTATCTCCAAATAAGGAGAACAAAAAGGAAAGAACAATGaaaaatcaaaatgatAATCATCTTAATAATCATGAGAGTGATGACAATAATAGTAATGAAAACAGTTATGAGGTAAGTACTATGTATGATGGAAACAATAGCAGTATTCATGATGATAATTcaaaaaaggaaaaattcagtgataatgaaaaatatcATGAACGTGctgaagaagaaaatataagtGATGATCTTTACCAAGAAGATGATAGTGATCATTcaaataaagaaatta
This genomic stretch from Plasmodium reichenowi strain SY57 chromosome 1, whole genome shotgun sequence harbors:
- a CDS encoding putative membrane protein (conserved Plasmodium membrane protein, unknown function~part of same gene as PRSY57_0102000A~gap found within coding sequence); translated protein: YITTFNKLNVLKNNINKNNATLENEYFHTYPVLTGIGETLTTIITEGNKNFENARNVIKEVKSTIKYSFHTIDETIRNVFKDNLPKITGLITQAGKSIKGINNKYKIKERIPKYTNIILLTNVILLLPPFLILLGIIIFMIFILMGNIQKNNNFFIKLFGHFSAYFGFLTIITLSFGILFLSTSVIGGTSCILSERILKNELRFDILNNTLIDYCIKNENAPLIHDDITTSFVTKINSFDTGHIDNNINEYEKRFTILKNSFFQKSLKFMDYIWIVIMKRENNTFLNKIRNEQVKTSLLITGIINENIKYQNMQAIGIKSYLTTLNGIIFPGNIGKICFNDNICEKENNTYNITENSKTTDQKYRTIRNLISEHLRHDLDAIVELFVYKARILKEKIFDINDLDSNEKNKIGWSEYTPRNINGTQKKSIINTFLVNVIESINFSEIINFFDKMRNQFNVLKELILLKIDTLTENTKCNKLVKELIHVRKDYCNNVVLNLSTLSVYLIIFSITSFLLWYLFLFLWFYYNIKPS
- a CDS encoding StAR-related lipid transfer protein, putative is translated as MSLKRRKFILLSFVLLAVELIIGYDNIINNYGGLSNVVVYNKNVGINKKGDNIYKNEIKSRILKENKEESLETAAVNEKTKDVKDSCNYSTPSSVFNNDKENTSSFIKTGESYEGNNVPSQAQADAEVSLENAPENLRTKSATLINDDMLNYYLNFCDQVNNKTFPFNECTNLHTSDMVTLCKNNNDEKSKITYDLLGYGEMDDVSAYSLSYALNDVETIKDWNKNIYKLNYLNLKKSDIQEKIDKNEKINVNNFILQNEKDLPEDERKYLYLINGLPWPFKSQDTIYEVYQKYYNNKNMLLIINKSLNDVFDNNSSYARINNYENFFCIYPKSKNSYDKGVKYVMSIIYDVNIPKFIQNNILNQIFPDLIFNLHNTSIAITDKTVGTIVDLSKNEQNAWHAHSLKNVKSADTPNDELVQTDPENSYGLGFIKMIFVDGPYNLWIINVNFFKKIFGIFFNKE